One Vigna unguiculata cultivar IT97K-499-35 chromosome 11, ASM411807v1, whole genome shotgun sequence DNA window includes the following coding sequences:
- the LOC114170233 gene encoding uncharacterized protein LOC114170233, which translates to MKTFFRSQDLWDIIEERFTIPEDTSTLIAAQKKELKENKQKDSRALFALQQAVDDTIFPRIIGATSAKQAWNTIQEEFQGSDKKFKALVEKQSGKQIKVLRSDRGKEYKSREFDKFCEDEGIERQLIIAYTPQQNDVSERKNCTVMEMARSMLKEKEEKVVKSSTLVPVQQYQEEIQEEAEASGTPSPPPLEDSSLESTPRRVRSFVDIYETCNIAMIEPNCYEEASKQEVWVKAMEEEVKMIEKNNTWELVNCPQGKDIIGVKWVYKTKLNPDGTIQKHKAKLVAKGYSQWWTSKGA; encoded by the exons ATGAAGACATTCTTTCGCTCCCAAGACTTATGGGACATTATAGAAGAGAGATTCACTATTCCAGAAGACACTTCCACTCTTATTGCAGCTCAGAAGAAGgagttgaaggaaaacaaacaGAAGGATTCAAGGGCTTTATTTGCCCTTCAACAAGCAGTTGATGACACAATCTTTCCGAGGATAATAGGTGCCACAAGTGCAAAGCAAGCTTGGAACACAATACAAGAAGAGTTTCAAGGAAGTGATAAG aaattcaaggcccTTGTTGAGAAGCAAAGTGGAAAACAGATAAAAGTACTTAGAAGTGATCGTGGAAAGGAGTATAAATCACGCGAGTTTGACAAATTCTGTGAAGATGAAGGCATAGAGAGACAACTCATAATTGcatatactccacaacaaaacgatgtgtcagaaagaaaaaattgcaCAGTCATGGAGATGGCAAGATCAATGCTAAAAGAGAAAG aagaaaaagttgttaaaagcaGCACTTTAGTCCCAGTGCAACAATATCaagaagaaattcaagaagaggcAGAAGCTTCAGGTACGCCTTCTCCACCTccattagaagattcttcactaGAGTCCACTCCAAGACGAGTAAGATCTTTTGTAGACATATACGAAACCTGCAATATAGCCATGATTGAGCCTAACTGCTATGAGGAGGCATCAAAGCAAGAAGTATGGGTCAAGGCTATGGAAGAAGAGGTTAAAATGATTGAGAAGAATAACACTTGGGAGCTCGTAAACTGTCCTCAAGGAAAAGACATCATTGGAGTGAAATGGGTATATAAAACAAAGCTCAATCCTGATGGAACTATACAAAAGCACAAGGCCAAATTGGTCGCAAAAGGATATTCACAATGGTGGacctccaaaggtgcatga